GGAGGCCCATGCCGAGCTGGAACCGGTGCGCAAAACCCTCGAAACCCTTCTGCCCACGGACCCGCGCCTGGCGGTGGTGGAAAAGACCTACGAGGAAACCGTCAAGCGATGGGTTGGCAAGATGGAGCGCCTTGGGCTGGTGGTGAAGGGCTTGTGGCTGGTGGACTTCGATACCGGCGATGGCTACCTGTGCTGGAAGTTTCCGGAGTTGCGCCTGGGGCACTACCACGGTTACGACGAAGGCTTTGCCAGTCGCCGGGTTCTCGAGCAGGTGGTCGAGGAACTCGATCCCGACTGGGCCCACGCCTGATCGGAGTCCGCCTTGCTGGACCTGCCCGGAGCGAACCGGTACCCTTGCCCGCTTTACAGCGTTGCACTGATTAAATCCCCGTAAAGTCATATAGATGGAGCTCATACGCGGGCTGCACAATTTGCGATCCCGTCACCGTGGGTGCGTCGCCACCATCGGCAATTTCGACGGCGTACACCTGGGCCACCAGGCCGTGATCGGCCAGTTGGCGGAGAAGGGCGCGGCCCTGGGTTTGCCCACCACCGTCATCATCTTCGAGCCCCAGCCGCTGGAATTTTTTCA
Above is a window of Acidiferrobacteraceae bacterium DNA encoding:
- a CDS encoding DUF2203 family protein codes for the protein MGALENVAEILPCGETRIFSLSEAQSLFPLVSRLTQEAHAELEPVRKTLETLLPTDPRLAVVEKTYEETVKRWVGKMERLGLVVKGLWLVDFDTGDGYLCWKFPELRLGHYHGYDEGFASRRVLEQVVEELDPDWAHA